A section of the Dehalobacter sp. DCM genome encodes:
- a CDS encoding glucose-6-phosphate isomerase has protein sequence MDNQWQRFRKYFFCNSLTNLQLDISRVHFPDRYFDDMETIIQGVYTQIQDLENGSIANPDENRRVGHYWLSTPEICPDQEIASKISEMIFHVKKFAQMVHDGTLKGERGQLFKHVLVIGIGGSSLGTHFVSDALEKVDDPCKLYFIDNTDPDGMDRIFERLSRVLDATLTIIISKSGSTVETRNGMEEVRRLYQHNRLDFVKHAISVTQSGSQLDQIRTKENWLDSFPMWDWVGGRTSVLSAVGLLPLALQGIGIDQLLLGAATCNALTRKPETMQNPAALLALTWFFLTRGEGGKQMVILPYKDRLELFPRYLQQLIMESLGKETDLDGNVVHQGITVLGNKGTTDQHSYLQQLLDGPDNAFVTFIEVLKDREEYSPILAENSTSGDFLHAFLLGTRKALTQKGRQSITITIPSVTAESIGVLIALFERAVSHYAYLVNVNAYNQPAVEIAKKGAQEVIELKNYIKQILANNTPDGLTLDDIADEIQNTFQIVDKEMVYKILQHLAANKENKIKKVFARDEFSAVYFCSHRE, from the coding sequence TTGGATAATCAATGGCAGAGGTTTCGTAAATATTTTTTCTGCAATTCGTTAACTAATCTCCAATTAGATATTAGCCGTGTCCATTTTCCCGATCGTTATTTTGATGATATGGAAACAATAATCCAGGGTGTATATACCCAAATACAGGACTTAGAGAACGGTTCCATCGCAAATCCTGATGAAAACCGCAGGGTAGGGCATTACTGGCTGAGTACCCCGGAGATATGCCCTGACCAAGAAATCGCGTCGAAGATATCGGAAATGATTTTTCATGTCAAAAAATTTGCTCAAATGGTGCATGATGGCACACTTAAGGGAGAGAGAGGGCAATTATTCAAGCATGTTCTGGTAATTGGAATTGGAGGATCAAGTCTGGGGACCCATTTTGTCTCCGATGCGTTAGAAAAAGTTGATGATCCCTGCAAATTGTATTTTATTGACAATACGGATCCCGACGGCATGGACAGAATATTTGAACGGCTAAGCCGCGTTCTTGATGCCACCCTGACGATCATCATCTCGAAAAGCGGCAGTACAGTCGAAACCCGTAATGGAATGGAAGAAGTCCGCCGTCTTTACCAGCACAATAGATTGGATTTTGTCAAACATGCCATTAGTGTAACCCAAAGCGGGAGTCAGCTGGACCAGATACGAACCAAGGAAAATTGGTTAGACTCATTTCCGATGTGGGATTGGGTAGGCGGACGAACATCGGTATTATCTGCTGTGGGGCTTTTGCCGTTAGCATTACAGGGAATTGGAATCGATCAATTGCTGCTGGGGGCGGCAACGTGCAATGCACTGACGCGAAAACCAGAGACGATGCAAAATCCTGCCGCATTGTTGGCCTTGACCTGGTTTTTCTTAACAAGGGGAGAAGGCGGCAAGCAAATGGTTATCCTCCCCTATAAAGACCGGTTGGAGCTTTTTCCCCGATATCTTCAGCAGCTGATTATGGAATCATTGGGAAAAGAGACAGACCTTGACGGTAACGTCGTGCATCAGGGTATTACTGTATTAGGCAACAAAGGAACGACAGATCAGCATTCTTATTTACAGCAGCTATTGGACGGCCCGGATAACGCTTTTGTTACCTTTATTGAGGTACTGAAAGATCGGGAAGAATATTCTCCGATCTTAGCTGAAAACAGTACAAGCGGCGATTTTTTACATGCATTCCTGCTTGGTACCCGGAAAGCACTGACCCAGAAGGGCAGACAATCAATCACGATTACGATCCCGTCGGTTACAGCGGAAAGCATCGGCGTACTCATCGCGCTATTTGAACGGGCAGTAAGCCACTATGCCTACCTTGTCAATGTAAATGCGTATAATCAGCCGGCAGTGGAAATTGCTAAAAAAGGTGCTCAGGAAGTCATTGAACTTAAGAATTACATAAAGCAGATACTTGCAAATAATACACCAGACGGTCTTACGCTTGATGACATTGCCGATGAAATACAGAACACATTCCAAATAGTTGATAAAGAAATGGTGTATAAGATATTACAGCATCTTGCAGCAAATAAAGAAAACAAAATAAAAAAAGTATTCGCGAGAGATGAATTCTCTGCAGTGTACTTC
- a CDS encoding metal-dependent transcriptional regulator, translating into MLSPSLEDYLEQIYRLTLSPGTVRVTDISNKLQVALPSVTKALYKLRDQHYIKYERYGEIHLTEQGNDYGCYLVSRNQLLQEFLALIGSKCNYAAEAEAMEHYLSKETIEAIQYLVAFLRDDPAWGRAFADFMKQRTEKGNPFILG; encoded by the coding sequence ATGCTGTCACCCAGTCTTGAAGATTATTTAGAGCAAATTTACCGGCTTACCTTGTCGCCGGGTACAGTACGGGTCACAGATATAAGTAATAAACTGCAGGTCGCACTGCCGTCAGTAACGAAAGCCCTCTATAAATTGCGTGACCAACACTATATTAAGTATGAACGGTATGGGGAGATCCATCTTACCGAACAAGGTAATGACTATGGCTGTTACTTAGTATCCAGAAATCAGCTTCTTCAGGAATTTTTAGCGTTGATTGGCAGTAAATGCAATTATGCAGCTGAAGCTGAAGCCATGGAACACTATCTTTCAAAAGAGACGATCGAAGCAATTCAGTACCTGGTGGCCTTTCTTAGAGATGATCCGGCATGGGGCAGGGCTTTTGCTGATTTTATGAAGCAAAGAACAGAGAAAGGTAATCCGTTTATTCTGGGTTAG
- a CDS encoding DUF1653 domain-containing protein translates to MPKYQHFKGGIYEYLFTAIHSETDEKLVIYKNAKGIIFARPYTMFFENVMHEGRIVPRFRAMNTDE, encoded by the coding sequence GTGCCGAAATATCAACATTTTAAAGGCGGTATCTATGAATATCTTTTTACCGCTATCCATTCCGAAACCGATGAAAAGCTGGTTATATACAAAAATGCCAAAGGTATCATCTTTGCCAGACCTTATACGATGTTTTTTGAGAATGTCATGCACGAAGGCAGGATCGTACCACGATTTAGAGCAATGAATACAGATGAATAA
- a CDS encoding tryptophan-rich sensory protein, with amino-acid sequence MEESKHIFLKSFAAISFIIMVAVNALANMLPINGVTTGEVSDSYPNLFAPAGLTFSIWGLIYLLLALFTLYQVGLFQSSWKFINEGLLHKIRVIFTINALANATWILTWHYKVIMLSMALMIVILITLILIVDALKKEKMTRREAFFLRLPFSIYFGWITVATIANMTTLLVSLGWQGGFGLSASGWTIVILLAGMVIASATMIVNKDIAYGLVPIWAYIGIVMKHLSATGFAGKYPAIITTAEISIVVFVISLIIVIVQKRRDTRQVFRS; translated from the coding sequence ATGGAAGAGAGTAAACACATCTTTCTAAAATCCTTCGCGGCCATCTCGTTTATCATCATGGTTGCTGTAAATGCATTAGCTAATATGCTTCCGATCAACGGCGTTACTACAGGTGAAGTATCTGATTCCTACCCTAATTTATTCGCACCTGCCGGCTTGACCTTTTCCATATGGGGTTTGATTTATCTCCTATTGGCCCTATTCACGCTATACCAGGTTGGGCTTTTTCAGAGCAGTTGGAAATTTATTAATGAAGGTCTTCTGCATAAGATCCGCGTTATCTTCACTATCAATGCACTGGCCAATGCAACCTGGATACTTACCTGGCACTACAAGGTAATTATGCTTTCAATGGCCTTGATGATCGTTATCTTGATCACACTCATATTAATTGTCGACGCTTTAAAGAAAGAAAAAATGACCCGACGAGAAGCTTTCTTTTTGAGGCTGCCTTTCAGTATTTATTTTGGATGGATCACCGTAGCGACTATCGCCAATATGACAACACTCTTGGTAAGTCTGGGCTGGCAAGGAGGCTTTGGACTTTCCGCCAGTGGCTGGACCATCGTTATACTTCTGGCAGGCATGGTCATTGCATCAGCTACTATGATTGTTAACAAGGATATCGCCTACGGCCTTGTCCCGATTTGGGCCTATATTGGCATCGTGATGAAGCATTTATCTGCGACAGGCTTTGCAGGCAAATACCCTGCAATCATCACCACCGCCGAGATCAGTATTGTCGTCTTTGTTATTTCCTTAATCATTGTTATTGTTCAAAAAAGGCGGGACACACGACAGGTATTCCGATCATAA
- a CDS encoding ATP-dependent DNA helicase, producing MVRLPIRQCVELIMRSGDIDNRYAPKDRMLEGARAHRALQKINRERYADYRSEVFLAQTYHYNGIDYALEGRADGVFSHDGQYVIEEIKTTVLPLESVEEGNAVHWAQAKCYACILAVQNELQEVSIQMTYYHLETYDTKQFVRMFTADDLDCFVSELIEKYAAWASFSEQWKELRDRSIKALYFPFPFYRKGQRELAVHVYKTIVGGEKLFVQAPTGTGKTISVLFPAIKAMAEEKTSKIFYLTAKTITRQVAEEAFGKMRHGGLKMKTLTLTAKEKICFCEKPNCHPEYCRYAKGHYDRVNEAILDAVQTGDDLSRSAIEAFARKYTVCPFEFSLDLSLLADCVICDYNYVFDPKAFLRRFFAEGTSDYVFLIDEAHNLVDRSREMFSVELRKTAFYQIKKAYKGRDKTLDKILNSINRYLIDLRHQCGQQGYYVTADKQKEFIALVNKYTAVCERMLKENRDLSEDSDFLQVYFDGLHFGTIADFYDERYVTYAEAQQNEVVVKLFCLDPSYLLGEALQRGRSAVMFSATLSPLQYFRGILGGDEKDKLLALNSPFDEQNLCVITAEHISTKYKERENSREQIAHLINTFVGCKKGNYIIYFPSYKYMHDVFADFTAAYPAINAAEQAPAMTEEERESFLTQFVENPVHTYVAFCVLGGLFSEGIDMVGNRLIGTAIVSVGLPQFNVQQNIIRDYFDHKNGMGFEYAYMYPGMNKVLQAAGRVIRCESDIGAVLLIDERYSRRSYRNLFPKHWFPLRNVKDIRNMEKVLTSFWELK from the coding sequence ATGGTCAGACTTCCCATCAGACAATGTGTTGAATTGATCATGCGCTCCGGAGACATCGACAATCGATATGCTCCGAAAGACCGAATGCTTGAAGGAGCCCGGGCACATCGCGCGCTGCAGAAAATTAACAGAGAACGTTATGCTGATTATCGAAGTGAAGTGTTTCTAGCTCAGACGTATCATTATAACGGGATTGATTATGCCTTGGAAGGTCGTGCCGATGGTGTATTCAGCCATGATGGGCAATACGTAATCGAAGAAATTAAAACAACTGTTCTGCCGTTGGAAAGTGTCGAAGAAGGGAATGCAGTGCATTGGGCCCAGGCCAAATGCTATGCCTGTATTCTGGCTGTGCAGAACGAATTGCAGGAAGTATCCATTCAGATGACGTATTATCATCTCGAGACCTATGATACAAAGCAATTTGTTCGGATGTTCACTGCTGACGACCTGGACTGTTTTGTTAGTGAATTAATCGAAAAATATGCCGCATGGGCTAGTTTTTCTGAACAATGGAAGGAGTTGCGGGACCGATCCATTAAAGCATTGTATTTTCCTTTTCCTTTCTATCGCAAGGGACAAAGAGAACTTGCCGTCCACGTTTATAAAACCATCGTCGGCGGAGAGAAGCTTTTTGTGCAGGCACCGACAGGAACTGGGAAGACCATTTCCGTTCTCTTTCCTGCAATCAAAGCAATGGCCGAGGAGAAGACCTCGAAAATATTTTACCTGACTGCCAAAACGATCACACGGCAGGTTGCAGAAGAGGCCTTTGGGAAAATGCGTCACGGCGGCCTTAAAATGAAAACGCTGACTTTGACTGCTAAAGAGAAAATATGCTTTTGTGAGAAACCCAACTGCCACCCGGAATATTGCCGATATGCCAAAGGACATTATGATCGTGTCAATGAAGCTATACTCGATGCTGTACAAACAGGCGATGACCTCTCGCGGAGTGCCATCGAGGCTTTTGCCCGGAAGTACACCGTTTGCCCGTTTGAATTTTCGCTTGATTTATCCCTCCTTGCTGACTGCGTGATCTGTGACTATAACTATGTTTTTGACCCGAAAGCCTTTCTCAGACGTTTTTTTGCAGAGGGAACAAGTGATTATGTTTTTCTTATCGATGAAGCGCATAATTTGGTGGATCGCTCGCGGGAAATGTTTTCGGTTGAGCTTCGAAAAACAGCATTTTATCAAATCAAAAAGGCCTATAAAGGCAGAGATAAAACGCTGGATAAAATCCTGAACAGCATCAATCGCTATTTGATTGACCTGCGTCACCAATGCGGTCAACAGGGCTATTACGTAACAGCGGATAAACAAAAGGAGTTTATCGCACTTGTCAATAAATATACAGCTGTTTGTGAACGCATGCTTAAAGAAAACCGCGACTTAAGTGAAGACAGTGATTTTCTGCAGGTCTACTTTGACGGGCTGCATTTCGGCACGATTGCGGATTTCTATGATGAGCGCTACGTGACTTATGCTGAAGCACAGCAGAACGAAGTCGTTGTCAAATTGTTTTGTTTGGATCCATCATATTTATTGGGTGAAGCGTTGCAGCGCGGCCGCTCGGCGGTCATGTTTTCAGCCACGCTGTCACCGCTTCAGTATTTCCGCGGCATTCTGGGCGGGGATGAGAAAGATAAACTGCTTGCACTGAATTCGCCGTTTGATGAACAAAATCTATGTGTTATCACGGCAGAGCATATCTCGACGAAGTATAAGGAGCGGGAAAACAGCCGGGAACAAATAGCTCACCTGATTAATACCTTTGTCGGGTGCAAAAAAGGGAATTATATCATCTATTTCCCATCCTATAAATATATGCATGACGTTTTTGCGGATTTCACCGCTGCTTATCCTGCTATTAATGCGGCAGAACAAGCACCGGCGATGACGGAAGAGGAGCGGGAAAGTTTTCTGACGCAATTTGTTGAGAACCCTGTGCATACCTACGTAGCATTCTGTGTACTCGGGGGCCTATTTTCCGAGGGCATTGACATGGTAGGCAACCGGCTAATCGGAACAGCAATAGTCAGTGTCGGGCTTCCCCAGTTCAATGTTCAGCAGAATATTATCAGGGATTATTTTGATCATAAAAATGGTATGGGTTTTGAATATGCTTATATGTATCCGGGAATGAATAAAGTCCTGCAGGCTGCAGGACGGGTCATTCGCTGCGAAAGTGATATCGGTGCTGTTTTGCTGATCGATGAACGCTACAGCCGAAGGAGCTATAGGAATCTTTTTCCCAAGCATTGGTTTCCGCTTCGAAATGTAAAGGACATCCGAAATATGGAGAAAGTACTTACTTCTTTTTGGGAATTAAAATAA
- the trmB gene encoding tRNA (guanosine(46)-N7)-methyltransferase TrmB, translated as MRLRKKKWARPELEKDPKVIFIPSEKKGKWHEVFGNDYPIHLELGCGRGSFITKLAGMNPKINYIAIDTYNELLVMVIRKLNDNDIENVRVVLMNIENIEACFDQDEIDKIYINFCTPWPSNRHHRRRLTHPVFLKKYKTFIKEKAEIWFKTDDDELFADSLKYFREAGFAELYRTDDLTRSDFENNITTEYEEKFIGQGIRIKFGIFGR; from the coding sequence TTGCGGCTGCGTAAAAAGAAATGGGCACGGCCGGAACTGGAAAAAGATCCGAAAGTGATATTTATACCGTCTGAGAAAAAAGGAAAATGGCACGAGGTTTTTGGGAATGATTACCCTATCCATCTTGAATTAGGCTGTGGAAGAGGGAGTTTTATCACTAAACTAGCCGGAATGAACCCTAAAATTAATTATATCGCTATCGATACTTATAACGAACTACTTGTCATGGTCATAAGAAAGCTGAATGACAATGACATTGAAAATGTCCGTGTCGTGCTAATGAACATTGAGAATATAGAAGCGTGTTTTGACCAGGATGAAATCGACAAAATTTATATAAATTTTTGTACGCCTTGGCCAAGTAACCGGCATCACAGGCGGAGACTGACACATCCCGTCTTCTTGAAGAAATATAAGACATTTATAAAGGAAAAAGCGGAGATATGGTTTAAAACCGATGATGATGAACTCTTTGCTGATAGTCTTAAATATTTTCGCGAAGCGGGCTTTGCCGAATTATACCGTACAGATGATCTGACACGCAGTGATTTTGAAAATAATATTACAACGGAGTACGAGGAGAAGTTTATCGGACAGGGAATCCGCATTAAATTTGGGATATTTGGGAGGTAG